The proteins below come from a single Ktedonobacterales bacterium genomic window:
- a CDS encoding PQQ-binding-like beta-propeller repeat protein, with product MFSSARHIFLPFCALALFVSALAGCSPQAAGVGDAGQASDRGYALTRCTGQQAVPTRTGTPPASQPAVYAGSVGGKLYAFSPDTGAVRWCNRIMVTGTFPCPRSCPPPPVAVIGTPLGAQGVVFVCVSGYGGYTYAFNARDGSLRWLRKTDCEVVSIPFVDYALPIEADGVLYTGAYALDAQDGKMLWRLPMEESFGAVVNGVIYAYSQGAVYAFDAKDRSLRWSYTLDDTIGNVPTVADGSVYVGDINGNGPSGMTPGLPDTYALDAATGALRWRYESGMVGGSAVVANGVVYISGFPCALYALDAARGKLRWRYQADTCSSSTPIVINGVVYFTADGAYAFDASDGTVRWHTGLGANQGNRFTSPTVMNGALYLGKIDGSGYSTLYALDASTGAELWHEEGINQLSPSQAGD from the coding sequence ATGTTTTCCTCTGCAAGACACATTTTTCTTCCGTTCTGCGCTCTTGCTCTGTTCGTTTCGGCTCTGGCCGGATGTTCCCCGCAGGCGGCAGGCGTTGGGGACGCGGGGCAGGCTTCTGACAGGGGCTATGCGCTGACACGCTGCACAGGGCAGCAAGCCGTCCCGACCAGGACAGGAACGCCACCAGCCTCTCAACCGGCTGTGTATGCTGGTTCGGTTGGGGGCAAGCTGTATGCGTTCTCCCCGGATACGGGGGCTGTGCGCTGGTGTAATCGTATTATGGTCACGGGGACGTTTCCGTGTCCGCGAAGTTGTCCTCCCCCGCCCGTTGCGGTGATTGGTACACCATTAGGTGCGCAGGGCGTCGTCTTTGTGTGCGTCTCCGGCTATGGAGGATATACGTATGCGTTCAATGCGAGGGATGGGTCGCTGCGCTGGCTGCGCAAGACTGATTGCGAGGTTGTTTCGATTCCATTTGTTGATTACGCGCTGCCGATAGAAGCTGATGGCGTGCTGTACACTGGGGCGTATGCGCTCGACGCGCAAGACGGCAAGATGCTCTGGCGTCTTCCGATGGAGGAGTCCTTCGGAGCCGTCGTCAATGGGGTGATCTATGCTTACTCGCAGGGGGCTGTGTATGCGTTCGACGCGAAGGATAGGTCACTGCGCTGGAGTTATACGCTGGATGATACGATTGGGAACGTGCCAACGGTGGCGGATGGCAGCGTGTATGTTGGCGACATCAACGGTAACGGCCCCTCTGGGATGACACCAGGATTGCCGGATACTTACGCGCTCGATGCGGCAACGGGAGCACTGCGCTGGCGCTACGAGAGCGGGATGGTGGGAGGCTCTGCGGTGGTTGCTAATGGGGTGGTCTATATCAGCGGCTTCCCTTGCGCCCTCTACGCGCTTGACGCGGCGCGAGGGAAGCTGCGCTGGCGTTACCAGGCGGATACGTGCAGTAGTTCGACCCCGATAGTCATCAATGGCGTCGTCTACTTTACAGCAGATGGCGCGTATGCGTTTGACGCGAGCGATGGGACGGTGCGCTGGCATACGGGGCTGGGGGCGAATCAGGGGAACAGGTTTACCTCACCGACGGTGATGAACGGGGCGCTGTACCTGGGAAAAATTGATGGGTCAGGGTACAGCACGCTGTACGCACTGGACGCCAGTACGGGAGCGGAACTCTGGCATGAGGAAGGCATCAACCAGCTTTCTCCGTCACAGGCGGGCGATTAA
- the erm gene encoding 23S ribosomal RNA methyltransferase Erm, whose amino-acid sequence MSSTCREGVFYAQHFLKDARLVAALLNRCAVGRDDVVYEIGPGKGIITEQLALRCKRVVAIEKDSRLAALLLERFADRPQVTIHAGDFLEYRLPRQPYKVVANIPFNITAAIVARLTGDHAPEDAYLAMQQEAAAMFLGEPRESLRTLLLKPWFEVELVHRFRRQDFVPEPQVDVVMLRLRKRGPPLVCQKERQGFRDFVVYGFTRRQPTLADSLKGVFSGLQLRHIKRAVGFDDAATPTMLTVEQWLGLFACFQEEANAQARRLIAGSEQRLVQQQGRLQKRRRTRLRV is encoded by the coding sequence ATGTCATCAACGTGCCGAGAAGGTGTCTTTTACGCGCAGCATTTTCTGAAGGATGCGCGCCTGGTTGCGGCGCTGCTGAATCGCTGCGCGGTGGGGCGTGACGATGTGGTGTATGAGATTGGGCCAGGCAAGGGGATTATTACCGAGCAGCTTGCTTTGCGCTGCAAGCGGGTGGTGGCGATTGAGAAAGATTCGCGCCTGGCGGCGCTGCTGCTTGAGCGGTTCGCGGATAGGCCGCAGGTGACGATCCACGCGGGTGATTTTCTGGAGTATCGTTTGCCGCGCCAGCCGTATAAGGTGGTGGCGAATATTCCGTTCAATATTACGGCGGCGATTGTGGCGAGGCTGACGGGGGATCACGCACCGGAGGATGCGTACCTGGCGATGCAGCAGGAGGCGGCGGCGATGTTCCTGGGGGAGCCGCGCGAGTCGCTGCGAACGCTGCTGCTGAAGCCCTGGTTTGAGGTGGAACTGGTGCATCGGTTCCGGCGGCAGGATTTTGTGCCGGAGCCGCAGGTGGATGTGGTGATGCTGCGGCTGCGCAAGCGGGGGCCGCCGCTGGTCTGCCAGAAGGAGCGGCAGGGCTTCCGCGATTTTGTGGTGTATGGTTTTACGAGACGGCAGCCGACGCTGGCCGATAGCTTGAAGGGGGTTTTTAGCGGGCTGCAATTGAGACATATCAAGAGGGCGGTGGGCTTTGATGATGCGGCGACGCCAACGATGCTGACGGTGGAGCAGTGGTTGGGGTTGTTCGCGTGTTTCCAGGAAGAGGCGAATGCGCAGGCGAGGCGTCTGATAGCGGGGAGCGAGCAGCGGCTTGTGCAGCAGCAGGGCAGGTTGCAGAAGAGGCGTCGAACACGCCTGCGCGTGTAA
- a CDS encoding threonine/serine dehydratase, which produces MNAPTALPLEEIRAARGRIASAVIRTPLVRLNVEDAEIYLKLENLQPIGSFKLRGASNALLLASREELAGGVWTASAGNMAQGVAWQARRMGLACSIVVPDHAPEAKLEAIRRLGGRIIKVPFAEWFEVLRTRRFAGMNGLFVHPVSDAGVMAGNGTIGLEILEDMPDVDAVLVPFGGGGLSSGIASALRALRPQTRVYACEAEPSAALAAALAAGGPKKIEYQASFVDGIGSPFVLEEMWPLVSRLLDGSLVATLEEIAGAVKLLAERNHVIAEGAGAVSVAAALAGKAGEGKVVCVVSGGNIDTAKLVKILQGAMP; this is translated from the coding sequence ATGAACGCACCTACCGCTCTCCCGCTTGAAGAGATTCGCGCCGCGCGGGGGCGCATTGCCAGCGCGGTTATTCGCACGCCGCTTGTTCGCCTGAACGTGGAGGATGCTGAAATCTATCTGAAGCTGGAGAATCTGCAACCGATTGGTTCGTTTAAGCTGCGCGGGGCGAGCAACGCGCTGCTGCTGGCGTCGAGGGAAGAGTTGGCGGGAGGGGTATGGACGGCGAGCGCGGGGAATATGGCGCAGGGGGTGGCCTGGCAGGCGCGGCGGATGGGGCTGGCGTGTTCGATTGTGGTCCCCGATCACGCGCCAGAGGCGAAGCTGGAGGCGATTCGACGGCTGGGGGGAAGGATTATCAAGGTTCCGTTTGCGGAGTGGTTCGAGGTATTGAGGACGCGGCGCTTCGCGGGGATGAATGGGCTGTTTGTGCATCCGGTGAGCGATGCGGGGGTGATGGCGGGCAATGGGACGATTGGCCTGGAGATTCTGGAGGATATGCCGGATGTGGATGCGGTGCTTGTTCCCTTCGGCGGGGGCGGTCTGAGCAGCGGTATTGCTTCGGCGCTGCGGGCGCTGAGGCCGCAGACGCGCGTCTATGCCTGCGAGGCGGAACCATCGGCGGCGCTGGCGGCGGCGCTGGCGGCGGGCGGGCCGAAGAAGATTGAGTATCAGGCCAGCTTTGTGGATGGGATCGGCAGCCCGTTTGTGTTGGAGGAGATGTGGCCGCTGGTGAGCAGGCTGCTGGATGGTTCGCTGGTGGCGACGCTGGAGGAGATTGCGGGGGCGGTGAAGCTGCTGGCCGAGCGCAACCATGTGATTGCCGAGGGGGCGGGGGCAGTGTCGGTGGCGGCGGCGCTGGCGGGCAAGGCGGGCGAGGGGAAGGTTGTCTGCGTGGTTTCGGGCGGCAATATTGATACGGCGAAGCTGGTGAAGATTCTTCAGGGGGCTATGCCCTAG